In Erigeron canadensis isolate Cc75 chromosome 7, C_canadensis_v1, whole genome shotgun sequence, one DNA window encodes the following:
- the LOC122607619 gene encoding uncharacterized protein LOC122607619, translated as MKLVQGVLRSLATGISPSCRRLSVARTFATNSASAFDNYENTNLSETMEEFEKNIYGDPPDGSQGSSSFYQKLDQQKKALERYAMNSKSNGLRRSGFVDGLDESFTTLTDGMEGKLKDAATYFEYDANEVQKDDYKYRSDVTFWPGNTYDSKDLDLTKPGVRKPSKRPEFEVTTAEVLQKADFRNVQFLANFITEAGVIIKRSKTKISAKAQRKVAREIKTARAFGLMPFTTMGTKHFVYGRTMEDLDKDYEYEVYDHNFIDTDP; from the exons ATGAAACTTGTTCAGGGTGTTCTACGGTCCCTTGCAACTGGTATTTCACCTAGCTGCCGGCGGTTGTCAGTTGCCAGGACTTTTGCTACAAACAGTGCTTCAG CTTTCGACAATTATGAGAATACAAACTTGTCAGAGACCATGGAGGAGTTTGAGAAAAACATTTATGGCGATCCTCCAGACGGCAGTCAGGGTTCAAGTTCCTTCTATCAGAAGTTAGATCAGCAGAAGAAAGCTCTTGAAAGATATGCAATGAACTCCAAGTCAAATGGTCTTAGAAGATCAGGATTTGTGGATGGTCTAGATGAGAGTTTCACAACTTTGACTGATGGTATGGAGGGAAAATTGAAGGATGCTGCTACTTACTTTGAATATGATGCGAACGAAGTACAGAAAGATGATTACAAGTACAGATCTGATGTCACATTTTGGCCTGGTAATACTTATGATAGTAAG GATCTTGATCTTACAAAACCAGGTGTTCGTAAACCATCTAAAAGACCAGAGTTTGAAGTAACAACAGCTGAAGTTCTACAAAAAGCTGATTTCAGG AACGTTCAGTTTCTTGCTAACTTTATAACTGAGGCTGGAGTGATCATCAAGAGAAGCAAG ACCAAAATCAGTGCTAAAGCCCAGAGAAAGGTCGCTAGAGAGATAAAGACGGCCCGTGCCTTTGGATTAATGCCTTTCACAACTATGGGAACAAAACACTTCGTTTATGGCAGGACTATGGAGGATCTTGACAAGGATTATGAGTATGAAGTTTATGATCACAATTTTATTGACACGGATCCTTAA